One region of Thunnus albacares chromosome 20, fThuAlb1.1, whole genome shotgun sequence genomic DNA includes:
- the LOC122971612 gene encoding probable crossover junction endonuclease EME2 isoform X7, translating to MSVLRRAKTWEISESENDSDAETKPGLKLDESSQTIPVSTDSTEDKRSDCKHKNLQPSETKSESNQSSTLCPPRPDGCGTPSPARKRRSKEEMDADRQKARERKEARERQRAARAQEKEERRQEQQKRREAAEHLKSLRPENCLKRLTVCIDPALLQQEGSDFLLDTLATFEWRFSIESQQLPRSITWTRDLPQGDDSRGTAEEEQVLLVLSLTDFLDMVISVKKMLDSEGEETGVDSFLHPLLECLNRDAKKVVTLLVTDCQPDYRTGACGVHLLDYRVQSKLGMNNLDIEEVLVYLQLCKNVSLVFLDGWEEVTNHVCAITKALSKRPFKLLTERTELPFCVDGSWASGVRVERDGSGLNQVWSMQIQQLNRVSPAVASTVTAAYPSPQLLLQAYQSLGSEEDRKGLLAGLLVKSGGKERRIGPEISARVYRCLTAQNPQLVLD from the exons ATGTCTGTGTTACGCAGAGCCAAGACATGGGAAATATCAGAATCTGAGAACGACAGCGACGCTGAGACAAAACCCGGTTTAAAACTGGATGAAAGCAGTCAAACAATACCTGTCAGCACAGACTCAACAGAGGATAAAAGGTCAGactgcaaacacaaaaaccTCCAACCGTCAGAAACGAAGAGCGAGTCTAATCAATCGTCTACTTTGTGTCCTCCGCGGCCAGATGGATGCGGCACACCGAGTCCTGCAAGAAAACGCCGCTCCAAAGAGGAGATGGATGCGGACAGACAGAAAGccagggagaggaaggaggccagagagaggcagagagctGCCAGAGcccaggagaaggaggagaggagacaagagcagcagaagaggagagaagctgcGGAGCACCTCAAGAGTCTGAGGCCGGAGAACTGTCTCAAGCGCCTCACGGTCTGCATAGATCCAG CTCTTTTGCAACAGGAGGGCTCAGATTTCTTGTTGGACACCCTGGCTACCTTTGAGTGGAGGTTCAGCATTGAGAGCCAGCAGCTCCCTCGCAGCATCACCTGGACCAGGGATTTACCTCAG GGAGATGACAGCAGGGGAACAGCGGAGGAGGAGCAGGTGTTGCTGGTGCTCAGTCTGACTGACTTCTTGGACATGGTGATCTCTGTGAAGAAA ATGCTAGACAGTGAAGGGGAGGAGACAGGGGTGGATTCTTTCCTCCATCCTCTTTTGGAGTGCCTCAACCGTGATGCCAAGAAGGTGGTCACTCTCTTAGTGACAGACTGTCAGCCAGATTACAG GACCGGTGCTTGTGGTGTGCATCTACTAGATTATAGAGTACAATCCAAACTGGGAATGAATAATCTGGACATCGAAGAG GTTCTTGTGTACCTGCAGCTCTGCAAAAATGTCTCCCTGGTCTTCCTGGATGGCTGGGAGGAGGTCACTAACCATGTGTGTGCTATCACCAAGGCCTTGTCAAAACGCCCTTTCAA ACTGCTGACAGAGCGGACGGAGCTGCCCTTTTGTGTGGACGGTTCGTGGGCCAGCGGAGTTCGTGTAGAGAGGGACGGCTCGGGGCTGAACCAGGTCTGGAGCATGCAGATCCAACAGCTGAACAGAGTCAGTCCTGCTGTGGCCTCCACTGTGACTGCAGCCTACCCGTCTCCTCAGCTGTTGCTGCAG GCGTACCAGAGCTTGGGGTCAGAGGAGGACAGAAAGGGGCTGCTGGCTGGTCTCTTAGTGAAGAGCGGAGGTAAAGAGAGACGTATTGGACCGGAAATATCAGCCAGAGTTTACCGCTGCTTGACAGCCCAGAACCCCCAGCTGGTCCTGGACTAA
- the LOC122971612 gene encoding probable crossover junction endonuclease EME2 isoform X2: protein MSVLRRAKTWEISESENDSDAETKPGLKLDESSQTIPVSTDSTEDKRSDCKHKNLQPSETKSESNQSSTLCPPRPDGCGTPSPARKRRSKEEMDADRQKARERKEARERQRAARAQEKEERRQEQQKRREAAEHLKSLRPENCLKRLTVCIDPALLQQEGSDFLLDTLATFEWRFSIESQQLPRSITWTRDLPQQGDDSRGTAEEEQVLLVLSLTDFLDMVISVKKMLDSEGEETGVDSFLHPLLECLNRDAKKVVTLLVTDCQPDYRTGACGVHLLDYRVQSKLGMNNLDIEEVLVYLQLCKNVSLVFLDGWEEVTNHVCAITKALSKRPFKLLTERTELPFCVDGSWASGVRVERDGSGLNQVWSMQIQQLNRVSPAVASTVTAAYPSPQLLLQVRLSALQYDPVELVQAYQSLGSEEDRKGLLAGLLVKSGGKERRIGPEISARVYRCLTAQNPQLVLD from the exons ATGTCTGTGTTACGCAGAGCCAAGACATGGGAAATATCAGAATCTGAGAACGACAGCGACGCTGAGACAAAACCCGGTTTAAAACTGGATGAAAGCAGTCAAACAATACCTGTCAGCACAGACTCAACAGAGGATAAAAGGTCAGactgcaaacacaaaaaccTCCAACCGTCAGAAACGAAGAGCGAGTCTAATCAATCGTCTACTTTGTGTCCTCCGCGGCCAGATGGATGCGGCACACCGAGTCCTGCAAGAAAACGCCGCTCCAAAGAGGAGATGGATGCGGACAGACAGAAAGccagggagaggaaggaggccagagagaggcagagagctGCCAGAGcccaggagaaggaggagaggagacaagagcagcagaagaggagagaagctgcGGAGCACCTCAAGAGTCTGAGGCCGGAGAACTGTCTCAAGCGCCTCACGGTCTGCATAGATCCAG CTCTTTTGCAACAGGAGGGCTCAGATTTCTTGTTGGACACCCTGGCTACCTTTGAGTGGAGGTTCAGCATTGAGAGCCAGCAGCTCCCTCGCAGCATCACCTGGACCAGGGATTTACCTCAG CAGGGAGATGACAGCAGGGGAACAGCGGAGGAGGAGCAGGTGTTGCTGGTGCTCAGTCTGACTGACTTCTTGGACATGGTGATCTCTGTGAAGAAA ATGCTAGACAGTGAAGGGGAGGAGACAGGGGTGGATTCTTTCCTCCATCCTCTTTTGGAGTGCCTCAACCGTGATGCCAAGAAGGTGGTCACTCTCTTAGTGACAGACTGTCAGCCAGATTACAG GACCGGTGCTTGTGGTGTGCATCTACTAGATTATAGAGTACAATCCAAACTGGGAATGAATAATCTGGACATCGAAGAG GTTCTTGTGTACCTGCAGCTCTGCAAAAATGTCTCCCTGGTCTTCCTGGATGGCTGGGAGGAGGTCACTAACCATGTGTGTGCTATCACCAAGGCCTTGTCAAAACGCCCTTTCAA ACTGCTGACAGAGCGGACGGAGCTGCCCTTTTGTGTGGACGGTTCGTGGGCCAGCGGAGTTCGTGTAGAGAGGGACGGCTCGGGGCTGAACCAGGTCTGGAGCATGCAGATCCAACAGCTGAACAGAGTCAGTCCTGCTGTGGCCTCCACTGTGACTGCAGCCTACCCGTCTCCTCAGCTGTTGCTGCAGGTACGCCTGAGCGCACTTCAGTATGATCCTGTAGAGCTGGTGCAG GCGTACCAGAGCTTGGGGTCAGAGGAGGACAGAAAGGGGCTGCTGGCTGGTCTCTTAGTGAAGAGCGGAGGTAAAGAGAGACGTATTGGACCGGAAATATCAGCCAGAGTTTACCGCTGCTTGACAGCCCAGAACCCCCAGCTGGTCCTGGACTAA
- the LOC122971612 gene encoding probable crossover junction endonuclease EME2 isoform X3: MSVLRRAKTWEISESENDSDAETKPGLKLDESSQTIPVSTDSTEDKRSDCKHKNLQPSETKSESNQSSTLCPPRPDGCGTPSPARKRRSKEEMDADRQKARERKEARERQRAARAQEKEERRQEQQKRREAAEHLKSLRPENCLKRLTVCIDPALLQQEGSDFLLDTLATFEWRFSIESQQLPRSITWTRDLPQGDDSRGTAEEEQVLLVLSLTDFLDMVISVKKMLDSEGEETGVDSFLHPLLECLNRDAKKVVTLLVTDCQPDYRTGACGVHLLDYRVQSKLGMNNLDIEEVLVYLQLCKNVSLVFLDGWEEVTNHVCAITKALSKRPFKLLTERTELPFCVDGSWASGVRVERDGSGLNQVWSMQIQQLNRVSPAVASTVTAAYPSPQLLLQVRLSALQYDPVELVQAYQSLGSEEDRKGLLAGLLVKSGGKERRIGPEISARVYRCLTAQNPQLVLD; this comes from the exons ATGTCTGTGTTACGCAGAGCCAAGACATGGGAAATATCAGAATCTGAGAACGACAGCGACGCTGAGACAAAACCCGGTTTAAAACTGGATGAAAGCAGTCAAACAATACCTGTCAGCACAGACTCAACAGAGGATAAAAGGTCAGactgcaaacacaaaaaccTCCAACCGTCAGAAACGAAGAGCGAGTCTAATCAATCGTCTACTTTGTGTCCTCCGCGGCCAGATGGATGCGGCACACCGAGTCCTGCAAGAAAACGCCGCTCCAAAGAGGAGATGGATGCGGACAGACAGAAAGccagggagaggaaggaggccagagagaggcagagagctGCCAGAGcccaggagaaggaggagaggagacaagagcagcagaagaggagagaagctgcGGAGCACCTCAAGAGTCTGAGGCCGGAGAACTGTCTCAAGCGCCTCACGGTCTGCATAGATCCAG CTCTTTTGCAACAGGAGGGCTCAGATTTCTTGTTGGACACCCTGGCTACCTTTGAGTGGAGGTTCAGCATTGAGAGCCAGCAGCTCCCTCGCAGCATCACCTGGACCAGGGATTTACCTCAG GGAGATGACAGCAGGGGAACAGCGGAGGAGGAGCAGGTGTTGCTGGTGCTCAGTCTGACTGACTTCTTGGACATGGTGATCTCTGTGAAGAAA ATGCTAGACAGTGAAGGGGAGGAGACAGGGGTGGATTCTTTCCTCCATCCTCTTTTGGAGTGCCTCAACCGTGATGCCAAGAAGGTGGTCACTCTCTTAGTGACAGACTGTCAGCCAGATTACAG GACCGGTGCTTGTGGTGTGCATCTACTAGATTATAGAGTACAATCCAAACTGGGAATGAATAATCTGGACATCGAAGAG GTTCTTGTGTACCTGCAGCTCTGCAAAAATGTCTCCCTGGTCTTCCTGGATGGCTGGGAGGAGGTCACTAACCATGTGTGTGCTATCACCAAGGCCTTGTCAAAACGCCCTTTCAA ACTGCTGACAGAGCGGACGGAGCTGCCCTTTTGTGTGGACGGTTCGTGGGCCAGCGGAGTTCGTGTAGAGAGGGACGGCTCGGGGCTGAACCAGGTCTGGAGCATGCAGATCCAACAGCTGAACAGAGTCAGTCCTGCTGTGGCCTCCACTGTGACTGCAGCCTACCCGTCTCCTCAGCTGTTGCTGCAGGTACGCCTGAGCGCACTTCAGTATGATCCTGTAGAGCTGGTGCAG GCGTACCAGAGCTTGGGGTCAGAGGAGGACAGAAAGGGGCTGCTGGCTGGTCTCTTAGTGAAGAGCGGAGGTAAAGAGAGACGTATTGGACCGGAAATATCAGCCAGAGTTTACCGCTGCTTGACAGCCCAGAACCCCCAGCTGGTCCTGGACTAA
- the LOC122971612 gene encoding probable crossover junction endonuclease EME2 isoform X1: MSVLRRAKTWEISESENDSDAETKPGLKLDESSQTIPVSTDSTEDKRSDCKHKNLQPSETKSESNQSSTLCPPRPDGCGTPSPARKRRSKEEMDADRQKARERKEARERQRAARAQEKEERRQEQQKRREAAEHLKSLRPENCLKRLTVCIDPALLQQEGSDFLLDTLATFEWRFSIESQQLPRSITWTRDLPQFCLQQGDDSRGTAEEEQVLLVLSLTDFLDMVISVKKMLDSEGEETGVDSFLHPLLECLNRDAKKVVTLLVTDCQPDYRTGACGVHLLDYRVQSKLGMNNLDIEEVLVYLQLCKNVSLVFLDGWEEVTNHVCAITKALSKRPFKLLTERTELPFCVDGSWASGVRVERDGSGLNQVWSMQIQQLNRVSPAVASTVTAAYPSPQLLLQVRLSALQYDPVELVQAYQSLGSEEDRKGLLAGLLVKSGGKERRIGPEISARVYRCLTAQNPQLVLD, from the exons ATGTCTGTGTTACGCAGAGCCAAGACATGGGAAATATCAGAATCTGAGAACGACAGCGACGCTGAGACAAAACCCGGTTTAAAACTGGATGAAAGCAGTCAAACAATACCTGTCAGCACAGACTCAACAGAGGATAAAAGGTCAGactgcaaacacaaaaaccTCCAACCGTCAGAAACGAAGAGCGAGTCTAATCAATCGTCTACTTTGTGTCCTCCGCGGCCAGATGGATGCGGCACACCGAGTCCTGCAAGAAAACGCCGCTCCAAAGAGGAGATGGATGCGGACAGACAGAAAGccagggagaggaaggaggccagagagaggcagagagctGCCAGAGcccaggagaaggaggagaggagacaagagcagcagaagaggagagaagctgcGGAGCACCTCAAGAGTCTGAGGCCGGAGAACTGTCTCAAGCGCCTCACGGTCTGCATAGATCCAG CTCTTTTGCAACAGGAGGGCTCAGATTTCTTGTTGGACACCCTGGCTACCTTTGAGTGGAGGTTCAGCATTGAGAGCCAGCAGCTCCCTCGCAGCATCACCTGGACCAGGGATTTACCTCAG TTTTGTCTCCAGCAGGGAGATGACAGCAGGGGAACAGCGGAGGAGGAGCAGGTGTTGCTGGTGCTCAGTCTGACTGACTTCTTGGACATGGTGATCTCTGTGAAGAAA ATGCTAGACAGTGAAGGGGAGGAGACAGGGGTGGATTCTTTCCTCCATCCTCTTTTGGAGTGCCTCAACCGTGATGCCAAGAAGGTGGTCACTCTCTTAGTGACAGACTGTCAGCCAGATTACAG GACCGGTGCTTGTGGTGTGCATCTACTAGATTATAGAGTACAATCCAAACTGGGAATGAATAATCTGGACATCGAAGAG GTTCTTGTGTACCTGCAGCTCTGCAAAAATGTCTCCCTGGTCTTCCTGGATGGCTGGGAGGAGGTCACTAACCATGTGTGTGCTATCACCAAGGCCTTGTCAAAACGCCCTTTCAA ACTGCTGACAGAGCGGACGGAGCTGCCCTTTTGTGTGGACGGTTCGTGGGCCAGCGGAGTTCGTGTAGAGAGGGACGGCTCGGGGCTGAACCAGGTCTGGAGCATGCAGATCCAACAGCTGAACAGAGTCAGTCCTGCTGTGGCCTCCACTGTGACTGCAGCCTACCCGTCTCCTCAGCTGTTGCTGCAGGTACGCCTGAGCGCACTTCAGTATGATCCTGTAGAGCTGGTGCAG GCGTACCAGAGCTTGGGGTCAGAGGAGGACAGAAAGGGGCTGCTGGCTGGTCTCTTAGTGAAGAGCGGAGGTAAAGAGAGACGTATTGGACCGGAAATATCAGCCAGAGTTTACCGCTGCTTGACAGCCCAGAACCCCCAGCTGGTCCTGGACTAA
- the LOC122971612 gene encoding probable crossover junction endonuclease EME2 isoform X4, with the protein MSVLRRAKTWEISESENDSDAETKPGLKLDESSQTIPVSTDSTEDKRSDCKHKNLQPSETKSESNQSSTLCPPRPDGCGTPSPARKRRSKEEMDADRQKARERKEARERQRAARAQEKEERRQEQQKRREAAEHLKSLRPENCLKRLTVCIDPALLQQEGSDFLLDTLATFEWRFSIESQQLPRSITWTRDLPQFCLQQGDDSRGTAEEEQVLLVLSLTDFLDMVISVKKMLDSEGEETGVDSFLHPLLECLNRDAKKVVTLLVTDCQPDYRTGACGVHLLDYRVQSKLGMNNLDIEEVLVYLQLCKNVSLVFLDGWEEVTNHVCAITKALSKRPFKLLTERTELPFCVDGSWASGVRVERDGSGLNQVWSMQIQQLNRVSPAVASTVTAAYPSPQLLLQAYQSLGSEEDRKGLLAGLLVKSGGKERRIGPEISARVYRCLTAQNPQLVLD; encoded by the exons ATGTCTGTGTTACGCAGAGCCAAGACATGGGAAATATCAGAATCTGAGAACGACAGCGACGCTGAGACAAAACCCGGTTTAAAACTGGATGAAAGCAGTCAAACAATACCTGTCAGCACAGACTCAACAGAGGATAAAAGGTCAGactgcaaacacaaaaaccTCCAACCGTCAGAAACGAAGAGCGAGTCTAATCAATCGTCTACTTTGTGTCCTCCGCGGCCAGATGGATGCGGCACACCGAGTCCTGCAAGAAAACGCCGCTCCAAAGAGGAGATGGATGCGGACAGACAGAAAGccagggagaggaaggaggccagagagaggcagagagctGCCAGAGcccaggagaaggaggagaggagacaagagcagcagaagaggagagaagctgcGGAGCACCTCAAGAGTCTGAGGCCGGAGAACTGTCTCAAGCGCCTCACGGTCTGCATAGATCCAG CTCTTTTGCAACAGGAGGGCTCAGATTTCTTGTTGGACACCCTGGCTACCTTTGAGTGGAGGTTCAGCATTGAGAGCCAGCAGCTCCCTCGCAGCATCACCTGGACCAGGGATTTACCTCAG TTTTGTCTCCAGCAGGGAGATGACAGCAGGGGAACAGCGGAGGAGGAGCAGGTGTTGCTGGTGCTCAGTCTGACTGACTTCTTGGACATGGTGATCTCTGTGAAGAAA ATGCTAGACAGTGAAGGGGAGGAGACAGGGGTGGATTCTTTCCTCCATCCTCTTTTGGAGTGCCTCAACCGTGATGCCAAGAAGGTGGTCACTCTCTTAGTGACAGACTGTCAGCCAGATTACAG GACCGGTGCTTGTGGTGTGCATCTACTAGATTATAGAGTACAATCCAAACTGGGAATGAATAATCTGGACATCGAAGAG GTTCTTGTGTACCTGCAGCTCTGCAAAAATGTCTCCCTGGTCTTCCTGGATGGCTGGGAGGAGGTCACTAACCATGTGTGTGCTATCACCAAGGCCTTGTCAAAACGCCCTTTCAA ACTGCTGACAGAGCGGACGGAGCTGCCCTTTTGTGTGGACGGTTCGTGGGCCAGCGGAGTTCGTGTAGAGAGGGACGGCTCGGGGCTGAACCAGGTCTGGAGCATGCAGATCCAACAGCTGAACAGAGTCAGTCCTGCTGTGGCCTCCACTGTGACTGCAGCCTACCCGTCTCCTCAGCTGTTGCTGCAG GCGTACCAGAGCTTGGGGTCAGAGGAGGACAGAAAGGGGCTGCTGGCTGGTCTCTTAGTGAAGAGCGGAGGTAAAGAGAGACGTATTGGACCGGAAATATCAGCCAGAGTTTACCGCTGCTTGACAGCCCAGAACCCCCAGCTGGTCCTGGACTAA
- the LOC122971612 gene encoding probable crossover junction endonuclease EME2 isoform X5 codes for MKAVKQYLSAQTQQRIKDGCGTPSPARKRRSKEEMDADRQKARERKEARERQRAARAQEKEERRQEQQKRREAAEHLKSLRPENCLKRLTVCIDPALLQQEGSDFLLDTLATFEWRFSIESQQLPRSITWTRDLPQFCLQQGDDSRGTAEEEQVLLVLSLTDFLDMVISVKKMLDSEGEETGVDSFLHPLLECLNRDAKKVVTLLVTDCQPDYRTGACGVHLLDYRVQSKLGMNNLDIEEVLVYLQLCKNVSLVFLDGWEEVTNHVCAITKALSKRPFKLLTERTELPFCVDGSWASGVRVERDGSGLNQVWSMQIQQLNRVSPAVASTVTAAYPSPQLLLQVRLSALQYDPVELVQAYQSLGSEEDRKGLLAGLLVKSGGKERRIGPEISARVYRCLTAQNPQLVLD; via the exons ATGAAAGCAGTCAAACAATACCTGTCAGCACAGACTCAACAGAGGATAAAAG ATGGATGCGGCACACCGAGTCCTGCAAGAAAACGCCGCTCCAAAGAGGAGATGGATGCGGACAGACAGAAAGccagggagaggaaggaggccagagagaggcagagagctGCCAGAGcccaggagaaggaggagaggagacaagagcagcagaagaggagagaagctgcGGAGCACCTCAAGAGTCTGAGGCCGGAGAACTGTCTCAAGCGCCTCACGGTCTGCATAGATCCAG CTCTTTTGCAACAGGAGGGCTCAGATTTCTTGTTGGACACCCTGGCTACCTTTGAGTGGAGGTTCAGCATTGAGAGCCAGCAGCTCCCTCGCAGCATCACCTGGACCAGGGATTTACCTCAG TTTTGTCTCCAGCAGGGAGATGACAGCAGGGGAACAGCGGAGGAGGAGCAGGTGTTGCTGGTGCTCAGTCTGACTGACTTCTTGGACATGGTGATCTCTGTGAAGAAA ATGCTAGACAGTGAAGGGGAGGAGACAGGGGTGGATTCTTTCCTCCATCCTCTTTTGGAGTGCCTCAACCGTGATGCCAAGAAGGTGGTCACTCTCTTAGTGACAGACTGTCAGCCAGATTACAG GACCGGTGCTTGTGGTGTGCATCTACTAGATTATAGAGTACAATCCAAACTGGGAATGAATAATCTGGACATCGAAGAG GTTCTTGTGTACCTGCAGCTCTGCAAAAATGTCTCCCTGGTCTTCCTGGATGGCTGGGAGGAGGTCACTAACCATGTGTGTGCTATCACCAAGGCCTTGTCAAAACGCCCTTTCAA ACTGCTGACAGAGCGGACGGAGCTGCCCTTTTGTGTGGACGGTTCGTGGGCCAGCGGAGTTCGTGTAGAGAGGGACGGCTCGGGGCTGAACCAGGTCTGGAGCATGCAGATCCAACAGCTGAACAGAGTCAGTCCTGCTGTGGCCTCCACTGTGACTGCAGCCTACCCGTCTCCTCAGCTGTTGCTGCAGGTACGCCTGAGCGCACTTCAGTATGATCCTGTAGAGCTGGTGCAG GCGTACCAGAGCTTGGGGTCAGAGGAGGACAGAAAGGGGCTGCTGGCTGGTCTCTTAGTGAAGAGCGGAGGTAAAGAGAGACGTATTGGACCGGAAATATCAGCCAGAGTTTACCGCTGCTTGACAGCCCAGAACCCCCAGCTGGTCCTGGACTAA
- the LOC122971612 gene encoding probable crossover junction endonuclease EME2 isoform X6 translates to MSVLRRAKTWEISESENDSDAETKPGLKLDESSQTIPVSTDSTEDKRSDCKHKNLQPSETKSESNQSSTLCPPRPDGCGTPSPARKRRSKEEMDADRQKARERKEARERQRAARAQEKEERRQEQQKRREAAEHLKSLRPENCLKRLTVCIDPALLQQEGSDFLLDTLATFEWRFSIESQQLPRSITWTRDLPQQGDDSRGTAEEEQVLLVLSLTDFLDMVISVKKMLDSEGEETGVDSFLHPLLECLNRDAKKVVTLLVTDCQPDYRTGACGVHLLDYRVQSKLGMNNLDIEEVLVYLQLCKNVSLVFLDGWEEVTNHVCAITKALSKRPFKLLTERTELPFCVDGSWASGVRVERDGSGLNQVWSMQIQQLNRVSPAVASTVTAAYPSPQLLLQAYQSLGSEEDRKGLLAGLLVKSGGKERRIGPEISARVYRCLTAQNPQLVLD, encoded by the exons ATGTCTGTGTTACGCAGAGCCAAGACATGGGAAATATCAGAATCTGAGAACGACAGCGACGCTGAGACAAAACCCGGTTTAAAACTGGATGAAAGCAGTCAAACAATACCTGTCAGCACAGACTCAACAGAGGATAAAAGGTCAGactgcaaacacaaaaaccTCCAACCGTCAGAAACGAAGAGCGAGTCTAATCAATCGTCTACTTTGTGTCCTCCGCGGCCAGATGGATGCGGCACACCGAGTCCTGCAAGAAAACGCCGCTCCAAAGAGGAGATGGATGCGGACAGACAGAAAGccagggagaggaaggaggccagagagaggcagagagctGCCAGAGcccaggagaaggaggagaggagacaagagcagcagaagaggagagaagctgcGGAGCACCTCAAGAGTCTGAGGCCGGAGAACTGTCTCAAGCGCCTCACGGTCTGCATAGATCCAG CTCTTTTGCAACAGGAGGGCTCAGATTTCTTGTTGGACACCCTGGCTACCTTTGAGTGGAGGTTCAGCATTGAGAGCCAGCAGCTCCCTCGCAGCATCACCTGGACCAGGGATTTACCTCAG CAGGGAGATGACAGCAGGGGAACAGCGGAGGAGGAGCAGGTGTTGCTGGTGCTCAGTCTGACTGACTTCTTGGACATGGTGATCTCTGTGAAGAAA ATGCTAGACAGTGAAGGGGAGGAGACAGGGGTGGATTCTTTCCTCCATCCTCTTTTGGAGTGCCTCAACCGTGATGCCAAGAAGGTGGTCACTCTCTTAGTGACAGACTGTCAGCCAGATTACAG GACCGGTGCTTGTGGTGTGCATCTACTAGATTATAGAGTACAATCCAAACTGGGAATGAATAATCTGGACATCGAAGAG GTTCTTGTGTACCTGCAGCTCTGCAAAAATGTCTCCCTGGTCTTCCTGGATGGCTGGGAGGAGGTCACTAACCATGTGTGTGCTATCACCAAGGCCTTGTCAAAACGCCCTTTCAA ACTGCTGACAGAGCGGACGGAGCTGCCCTTTTGTGTGGACGGTTCGTGGGCCAGCGGAGTTCGTGTAGAGAGGGACGGCTCGGGGCTGAACCAGGTCTGGAGCATGCAGATCCAACAGCTGAACAGAGTCAGTCCTGCTGTGGCCTCCACTGTGACTGCAGCCTACCCGTCTCCTCAGCTGTTGCTGCAG GCGTACCAGAGCTTGGGGTCAGAGGAGGACAGAAAGGGGCTGCTGGCTGGTCTCTTAGTGAAGAGCGGAGGTAAAGAGAGACGTATTGGACCGGAAATATCAGCCAGAGTTTACCGCTGCTTGACAGCCCAGAACCCCCAGCTGGTCCTGGACTAA